From one Haloferax marinisediminis genomic stretch:
- a CDS encoding ABC transporter ATP-binding protein: MSNRALDVEGVDSGYGEVQVLRDLTLHLKSDEIVCIIGPNGAGKSTVLKTVFGLLKPWNGTVELDGRDIAGEEPEDLVRIGMGYVPQVDNVFSSLTIDENLKMGGVARSSGLQARIDELYEQFPILDEKRSAKAKTLSGGQRQVLAFARALVMDPDVLLIDEPSAGLAPNIVQSVFEDVQKVNELGTSVLMVEQNAREGLAISDRGYVLDQGTVAYEGDADSLLDDPEVSRLYMGGADYEGVEGQ, translated from the coding sequence ATGAGCAACCGAGCACTCGACGTGGAAGGCGTCGACAGTGGCTACGGCGAGGTGCAGGTCCTTCGTGACCTCACGTTGCACCTCAAATCCGACGAAATCGTCTGTATCATCGGCCCGAACGGGGCGGGGAAGTCGACGGTCCTCAAGACCGTCTTCGGACTCCTCAAACCGTGGAACGGGACGGTCGAACTCGACGGCCGCGACATCGCGGGCGAAGAGCCAGAAGACCTCGTCCGAATCGGGATGGGATACGTCCCGCAGGTCGACAACGTGTTCTCGTCGCTCACGATCGACGAGAACCTCAAGATGGGTGGCGTCGCTCGCTCGAGCGGCCTCCAAGCACGTATCGACGAACTGTACGAGCAGTTCCCCATCCTCGACGAAAAGCGATCCGCGAAGGCGAAGACACTCTCTGGCGGACAACGTCAGGTGCTCGCGTTCGCTCGCGCCCTCGTCATGGACCCAGACGTGCTCCTCATCGACGAACCGTCGGCAGGTCTCGCACCGAACATCGTGCAGTCGGTGTTCGAAGACGTACAGAAGGTGAACGAACTCGGCACGTCGGTGTTGATGGTCGAACAGAACGCCCGCGAGGGCCTCGCCATCTCCGACCGTGGATACGTCCTCGACCAGGGGACCGTCGCCTACGAGGGCGACGCCGACAGTCTCCTCGACGACCCCGAAGTCTCGCGTCTCTACATGGGTGGCGCAGACTACGAGGGCGTCGAAGGACAGTAA